In Nodosilinea sp. FACHB-141, the DNA window TGCTCCATTAATGGTCAAACACGACCACCTCATGGCGCTCGCCAACCATGAACAGAAAGGGAAGCCGTTTCCCTCGCCGCGCAGCTGAGGTTTTGGTTCTAAAGCCACCTTGGGAACGTTCTGATGCCTCCTGAATTTGCACCTGATGAATGACAGAGATGTCCGGGTCTAGCTCTAGACCGCTAAAACGCACCCTAGCCTTCTTGCGATTGAGGCTTCACTAGCGTAGCGATCGTGCTCACCAGTAGGTCTGGGTCAATGGGTTTGGCCAGATGCAGCTGAAAACCAGCGGCCAGGGCGTGCTGCTGATTGACCTCTCCCGCATAGGCTGTCAGGGCGATTGCAGGAATATTGCCCCCCTGGTCGTGGCGCCGTTGGCGAATCTGCTGAATCAGTTCATAGCCATTCATCTCGGGCATGCCGATATCGCACAGCAACAGGTCGGGTACAGACTGATTGAGCTGGCCGAGAGCCTGTAGGGCTGAGGCGGCAACCGCTACCTCAGCCCCCGCCTGGGTGAGCACGAA includes these proteins:
- a CDS encoding response regulator; the protein is FVLTQAGAEVAVAASALQALGQLNQSVPDLLLCDIGMPEMNGYELIQQIRQRRHDQGGNIPAIALTAYAGEVNQQHALAAGFQLHLAKPIDPDLLVSTIATLVKPQSQEG